The following proteins are encoded in a genomic region of Gossypium hirsutum isolate 1008001.06 chromosome D05, Gossypium_hirsutum_v2.1, whole genome shotgun sequence:
- the LOC107906123 gene encoding 60S ribosomal protein L28-1, with product MAAVPGQLIWEVVKKNNCFLVRQFGRGTASLQFSKEPNNLYNLHSYKHSGLANKKTVTIQSGGKDQSVLLATTKAKKQNKPSALLHKSLMKKEFPRMAKAVKNQVTDNYYRPDLTKAALARLSAVHRSLKVAKSGVKKRNRQALKVRGRK from the exons ATGGCGGCAGTTCCCGGACAGTTGATTTGGGAGGTAGTGAAGAAGAACAATTGCTTTTTGGTGAGGCAGTTTGGAAGAGGAACTGCTAGCCTTCAGTTCAGCAAAGAACCCAACAATCTCTACAACCTCCACTCCTACAAACACTCTG GGTTGGCAAACAAGAAAACAGTCACCATTCAAAGTGGGGGCAAAGACCAGTCTGTGCTGCTAGCAACCACCAAGGCTAAGAAGCAGAACAAGCCTTCGGCCTTGCTTCACAAGTCCCTCATGAAAAAGGAGTTCCCCAGGATGGCCAAGGCGGTCAAAAACCAG GTGACAGACAACTACTACAGGCCAGATTTAACAAAAGCAGCCCTTGCAAGGTTGAGTGCTGTGCACAGGAGTCTAAAGGTAGCCAAGTCTGGTGTCAAGAAGAGGAACAGGCAAGCCTTGAAGGTTCGTGGCAGGAAGTGA
- the LOC107906122 gene encoding uncharacterized protein At1g51745, with protein sequence MGSPDEPNIKGIDASVGGLVWVRRRNGSWWPGRIMGLDELSEGCLVSPRSGTPVKLLGREDASVDWYNLEKSKRVKAFRCGEYNECIEKAKASAANSSKKAVKYARREDAILHALEIESSRLGKDHPGYFSRKDNSGGDQGSLARESPTTMSHSGKENEDTSDEMSESEDNSDSAPELSQSGISFEEPNHINGTKGHSKLIKRRKTPNDSEDDGSERIKRMRGLEDLGMGVGPKRKSQAAGAPELVQQDNGSFYGTNSGNCLSNGGPMNGSRNHSSSLKRKRSQVANVHEFLKRKNRRRPLTKVLESTAVVSVPVCDEIPSSSGSPLRGLSDSKVSGIDSNESPKSAPAAINNDNNNSNNSDSTGVSCENGISLNAAEHAADADVDASLTNNKTKEREISSTPGLAVNESSSRLFDVPFVGEDKPSADFSPIFVSCSSEMPEVGDLGKQAEIEGRNESVCTRSVDVYTTSISQRIEKGTAEWQLKGKRKSRQISKNQIHDSRKYLIADDEPNASVAGIERLNGLSQGSYQKVDCNGGGGGGSVAPYTCSLQSKSKSAVQVQLDGLQDLKSMPQEPRVRGEIAEAKILPDDLLSPQRSLPYRQSRYTVHSRYQMTDFPGKPYSVDSSLYNVKIEVKANYRPQHVPLVSLMSKLNGKAIIGHPLMVKVLSDDHYGNLTCEASIKGTEKSEIGHLVKRKSGGGRVPRKHMKLQSHFPPRKSTKAKKSGLLSKKTRKLSSLTGQKIGVGDRKPVTGKPKGPVIACVPIKLVFSRINEAVNGSARLTHRPLTSRNP encoded by the exons ATGGGGAGCCCCGATGAGCCCAACATAAAGGGCATTGATGCGTCGGTGGGTGGCTTGGTTTGGGTCCGACGCAGGAACGGTTCTTGGTGGCCGGGTCGGATTATGGGCCTTGACGAGCTCTCCGAGGGTTGTTTGGTTTCTCCAAGATCCGGTACCCCTGTTAAGCTTCTTGGTCGTGAAGATGCAAGCGT ggactGGTATAATCTTGAAAAGTCCAAGAGGGTGAAGGCCTTCCGTTGTGGAGAATATAATGAATGTATTGAGAAAGCAAAGGCTTCAGCAGCAAATTCTAGCAAGAAAGCAGTGAAATATGCTCGAAGAGAAGATGCTATTCTTCACGCTCTAGAGATTGAGAGTTCACGTTTAGGGAAGGATCATCCAGGTTATTTCTCTAGAAAAGATAATTCTGGTGGTGACCAGGGTAGTTTGGCCAGAGAATCACCGACAACCATGTCACATTCTGGGAAAGAAAATGAGGATACGTCTGATGAAATGAGTGAATCTGAGGATAACTCAGATTCAGCTCCAGAATTATCACAGTCTGGCATATCCTTTGAAGAGCCTAATCACATTAATGGTACTAAGGGGCACTCTAAGCTGATCAAGAGAAGAAAAACCCCAAATGATTCTGAGGATGATGGATCTGAAAGAATCAAGCGCATGAGAGGACTTGAGGATCTAGGTATGGGTGTAGGACCAAAAAGAAAATCACAGGCTGCAGGGGCACCCGAGCTAGTTCAACAAGATAATGGTTCATTCTACGGAACAAATTCTGGAAATTGCTTGTCTAATGGAGGTCCAATGAATGGTAGCAGAAATCATTCATCATCACTGAAAAGAAAGAGATCTCAAGTGGCAAATGTTCATGAATTCCTGAAAAGGAAAAACCGTCGCCGACCATTAACCAAGGTTTTGGAGAGTACAGCTGTTGTGTCAGTTCCAGTTTGTGATGAAATTCCAAGCTCAAGTGGTTCACCCCTTAGGGGACTTTCTGACAGCAAGGTTTCTGGAATTGATTCTAATGAATCACCCAAAAGTGCACCTGCAGCAATTAACAACGACAACAACAATAGTAACAACTCAGATAGTACTGGAGTTTCATGCGAGAATGGCATCTCCTTAAATGCTGCTGAACATGCTGCTGATGCTGATGTTGATGCATCTTTAACTAAtaataagacaaaagagagagaaatttCCAGCACACCGGGGTTAGCTGTGAATGAATCTTCTAGCAGGCTATTTGATGTGCCATTTGTTGGAGAAGATAAACCATCTGCAG ATTTCTCTCCAATATTTGTATCTTGTTCATCTGAGATGCCTGAAGTTGGTGATTTGGGGAAGCAAGCTGAAATTGAGGGACGTAATGAGTCTGTCTGTACCAGATCAGTGGATGTTTATACAACTAGTATTAGCCAGAGGATAGAGAAAGGAACTGCAGAGTGGCAGTTGAAAGGAAAGAGGAAATCTAGACAAATAAGTAAAAATCAAATACACGACTCAAGAAAATATCTAATCGCAGATGATGAACCAAATGCTTCTGTGGCAGGTATAGAGCGTTTGAATGGATTGTCTCAGGGTTCCTATCAAAAAGTTGATTgcaatggtggtggtggtggtggatcAGTTGCTCCATACACTTGCAGCTTGCAATCCAAGTCCAAGTCAGCTGTTCAAGTGCAgcttgatggtttgcaggacttGAAGTCTATGCCCCAGGAGCCTCGTGTGAGAGGGGAAATAGCAGAAGCAAAAATACTACCTGATGATTTGCTGAGCCCTCAAAGGTCACTTCCATACCGTCAGTCTCGTTATACTGTTCACTCCAGATATCAGATGACGGATTTTCCAGGAAAACCTTATTCTGTGGATTCATCACTATACAATGTTAAGATTGAGGTGAAAGCTAACTACCGGCCACAGCATGTTCCATTAGTTTCCCTCATGAGTAAGCTGAATGGAAAAGCCATAATTGGTCACCCTCTAATGGTTAAAGTTTTGAGTGATGATCACTATGGCAATCTGACTTGTGAAGCCTCTATTAAGGGCACGGAAAAGTCTGAAATTGGTCATTTAGTAAAGAGAAAGTCAGGAGGTGGACGAGTTCCTAGAAAGCATATGAAACTGCAATCACATTTCCCGCCACGTAAATCAACAAAAGCAAAGAAATCTGGACTATTGTCTAAGAAGACTCGGAAGCTGTCTTCATTGACTGGTCAGAAGATAGGTGTAGGTGACAGGAAACCGGTAACAGGGAAGCCCAAGGGTCCTGTAATAGCTTGTGTTCCTATAAAGTTAGTATTCAGTAGGATAAATGAAGCAGTTAACGGCTCAGCACGGCTAACACACCGGCCTTTAACATCTCGCAATCCATGA